Proteins co-encoded in one Desulfitobacterium hafniense DCB-2 genomic window:
- a CDS encoding ABC transporter ATP-binding protein, whose amino-acid sequence MVRIFKYLKAEEWLMAGISLIFIVAQVWLDLKLPDYMAEITTLTQTPNSAISDIWLNGGYMLLCALGSLAAAVVVGFFAAKIAASFSQRLRSLLFNKVESFSMEEINRFSTSSLITRSTNDITQIQMLVVMGLQLVIKAPITAVWAITKISGKGFEWTMVTGVAVLIMIIMVTFLLIVALPKFKKMQTLTDNITRVTRENLTGLRVVRAYNAENYQEEKFETANEELTSTQMFTNRAMAVMMPVMSMLMSGLSLAIYWIGAYLIDAAGALDKLGLFSNMVVFSSYAMQVIMSFMMLVMIFIMLPRASVSAKRINEVLDTEPRILDGTKTEGQPGLRGEVVFKSVSFQYPDAAEPVLEDISFTASPGETVAFIGSTGSGKSTLVNLALRFFDATQGEILIDGVNVQEYKLEALFNKIGYVPQKAVLFKGTVESNVAYGDNGGEGYPLDEVKKAVQIAQGADFVEKMDGQYQAAIAQGGANVSGGQKQRLAIARAVCRKPEIYIFDDSFSALDYKTDRVLRSVLKQETAGVTSLIVAQRIGTIMDADQIIVLDEGKIVGKGTHKDLLRDCTVYREIAMSQLSEEELAS is encoded by the coding sequence ATGGTAAGAATCTTCAAGTATCTCAAGGCGGAGGAATGGCTGATGGCAGGCATCAGCCTGATCTTCATCGTCGCCCAGGTTTGGCTTGATCTTAAACTCCCCGATTATATGGCGGAAATAACAACGCTGACCCAGACGCCCAACAGCGCCATCAGTGACATCTGGCTCAACGGCGGTTATATGCTGTTGTGTGCCTTGGGAAGTCTGGCTGCTGCAGTTGTCGTCGGTTTTTTTGCGGCCAAAATAGCCGCCTCCTTTTCCCAGCGGCTGCGCAGTTTATTATTCAATAAGGTTGAATCCTTTTCCATGGAAGAAATCAACCGTTTTTCAACCTCAAGTCTGATTACTCGTTCCACAAACGACATCACCCAAATTCAAATGCTGGTGGTCATGGGCCTGCAATTGGTGATTAAAGCTCCCATTACAGCGGTATGGGCCATCACCAAAATCTCGGGCAAAGGCTTCGAATGGACCATGGTCACAGGGGTTGCCGTTTTGATTATGATCATAATGGTTACCTTTCTGCTCATCGTTGCCCTGCCCAAATTCAAAAAGATGCAGACCCTTACCGATAACATCACCCGGGTAACAAGAGAAAATCTCACCGGCCTGCGTGTTGTCCGCGCCTACAATGCTGAGAATTATCAGGAAGAGAAATTTGAAACGGCCAACGAAGAGCTTACCAGCACCCAGATGTTCACCAACCGCGCCATGGCAGTCATGATGCCGGTGATGAGTATGCTGATGAGCGGGCTGTCCCTGGCGATTTACTGGATAGGCGCCTATTTGATTGATGCGGCAGGGGCGCTGGATAAATTAGGCCTGTTTTCCAACATGGTCGTCTTTTCCAGCTATGCCATGCAGGTCATCATGTCCTTTATGATGCTGGTCATGATCTTCATTATGCTGCCCCGCGCCAGCGTTTCGGCCAAACGCATCAATGAAGTGCTGGATACGGAACCCCGGATTTTAGACGGAACAAAAACCGAGGGCCAGCCGGGCCTGCGAGGTGAAGTCGTGTTTAAGTCTGTCAGCTTCCAATATCCCGATGCAGCGGAACCTGTCCTTGAAGATATCAGTTTTACGGCCTCCCCCGGTGAAACCGTTGCTTTTATCGGCTCGACCGGAAGCGGCAAATCAACTCTTGTCAACCTTGCCCTCCGCTTCTTTGATGCAACCCAGGGGGAAATATTGATTGACGGCGTCAATGTGCAAGAATATAAGCTGGAAGCCCTTTTCAATAAAATCGGCTATGTACCCCAAAAGGCTGTGCTGTTCAAAGGCACGGTAGAATCCAATGTGGCTTACGGCGATAACGGCGGCGAAGGCTATCCTCTGGATGAAGTGAAGAAGGCCGTACAAATTGCCCAGGGCGCAGACTTTGTGGAGAAAATGGACGGTCAATACCAAGCCGCTATTGCCCAGGGCGGAGCCAATGTATCGGGCGGTCAAAAGCAGCGGCTGGCCATCGCCCGGGCGGTGTGCCGCAAGCCGGAAATCTATATTTTTGACGATTCTTTCTCAGCCCTTGATTACAAGACCGACCGGGTTCTGCGCAGTGTGCTTAAACAAGAAACCGCAGGTGTCACCAGCCTGATCGTAGCCCAGCGCATCGGCACCATCATGGACGCCGACCAGATTATTGTGCTTGATGAAGGCAAAATCGTCGGCAAAGGAACCCACAAAGACTTACTCCGGGACTGCACTGTCTATAGAGAAATTGCCATGTCGCAATTGAGCGAGGAGGAATTGGCATCATGA
- a CDS encoding winged helix-turn-helix domain-containing protein, with product MPWEENQNSLSYVDKALAAFNEIMANSRKDMMENLNRAHKGELFVLHYLAVCNREVLPSELSAALQASTARISALLGALEKKGQIVRDIDKSNRRNILVTITEEGRNRAEAEMKEMKNRMVRIFTDMGEADTIEFIRLTRLFSELMQKYSPQEEGGMPSG from the coding sequence ATGCCATGGGAAGAGAATCAGAACAGCTTGAGCTATGTTGACAAAGCCTTGGCCGCCTTTAATGAAATCATGGCCAACAGCCGGAAAGATATGATGGAAAACCTCAATCGGGCCCATAAAGGAGAACTTTTTGTTTTGCATTACCTGGCGGTATGCAATAGAGAAGTTCTCCCTTCTGAACTAAGCGCGGCGCTGCAGGCCAGTACAGCGCGCATCTCCGCCTTGCTTGGCGCCTTGGAAAAAAAGGGCCAGATTGTCCGCGACATCGACAAGAGCAACCGCCGCAATATTCTTGTGACCATCACCGAGGAGGGGCGCAACCGCGCCGAAGCCGAGATGAAGGAGATGAAAAACAGAATGGTGCGGATATTTACCGACATGGGTGAAGCGGATACGATAGAGTTCATTCGGCTGACCCGCCTCTTTTCCGAGCTTATGCAAAAGTATTCTCCCCAAGAAGAAGGCGGCATGCCGAGCGGTTAA
- a CDS encoding AfsR/SARP family transcriptional regulator, with protein MEDQKNQKPARIPPPAQRKDGIQRYPAGYLLARVGSQIGHGFPAHGFVPAQKVFEDACLKLGVLYAGQGETVQAEEILRRALAMDPYSESICLELLRLLMAQGMRSKALCLYNRFQKNFEQELGIKIDGRLTEAVHPQSAG; from the coding sequence ATGGAAGACCAAAAAAATCAAAAACCTGCTCGAATACCTCCTCCTGCACAGCGGAAGGACGGTATCCAAAGATATCCTGCTGGATATCTTCTGGCCCGAGTCGGATCCCAAATCGGCCATGGTTTCCCTGCGCACGGCTTTGTACCAGCTCAGAAAGTCTTTGAGGATGCCTGCCTGAAGCTGGGTGTTCTCTATGCCGGGCAGGGCGAGACGGTCCAGGCCGAAGAAATCTTAAGACGCGCCTTGGCCATGGATCCGTACAGCGAAAGCATCTGCCTGGAATTGCTCCGCCTGCTCATGGCCCAGGGGATGCGCAGCAAGGCGCTCTGTCTCTATAACCGCTTCCAAAAGAACTTTGAACAGGAATTGGGGATTAAAATCGACGGCAGGCTGACCGAGGCTGTCCATCCCCAATCAGCCGGTTGA
- a CDS encoding AIM24 family protein: MPAFMHAGGTIIQKELQPGETIQLDTGCLVAMTKTVNHDIRFAGDIKNALFGGEGLALGTLTGPGTVWLQSLPFCSLVILIFAVMKKSRSPQDILLG, translated from the coding sequence ATGCCGGCTTTCATGCATGCCGGCGGAACCATCATTCAGAAAGAGTTGCAGCCGGGGGAAACCATTCAGCTGGATACAGGCTGCCTGGTGGCCATGACCAAAACGGTCAATCACGACATCCGGTTTGCGGGGGATATAAAGAATGCCCTGTTCGGAGGTGAGGGGCTGGCTTTGGGGACGTTGACCGGACCGGGGACCGTATGGCTCCAGTCCCTGCCCTTTTGCTCGCTGGTCATCCTGATTTTTGCGGTTATGAAAAAGAGCCGGTCACCACAAGATATTCTCTTAGGGTGA
- a CDS encoding GNAT family N-acetyltransferase yields the protein MQLTFQQCRPDDVHALRDFSYRTFNDTFAPMNTPATMQAYLEQSFNTNKLHGELSDSNSSFYFLYAGRELAGYLKLNESPAQTDINDPHSLEIERIYVAKEFQGKGFGYVLINKAVEIAKMRKKFYLWLGVWEKNHKAIFFYKKNGFYEAGAHSFFMGEEEQTDFIMRKDL from the coding sequence ATGCAACTGACTTTCCAACAATGCAGGCCGGACGATGTTCATGCCCTGCGGGACTTTTCTTACCGAACATTTAATGATACTTTCGCTCCTATGAACACACCGGCAACTATGCAAGCCTATCTGGAACAGTCTTTTAATACTAACAAACTCCATGGTGAATTATCAGATAGCAATTCGTCATTCTATTTTCTTTATGCCGGCAGGGAATTAGCCGGCTATTTAAAACTGAATGAATCCCCGGCACAAACTGATATAAACGATCCACATTCTTTAGAAATCGAAAGAATCTATGTGGCGAAAGAATTCCAAGGCAAGGGTTTTGGGTACGTATTGATCAACAAGGCTGTCGAAATAGCGAAGATGAGAAAAAAGTTCTATCTATGGCTTGGCGTCTGGGAGAAAAACCACAAGGCTATCTTTTTCTATAAAAAGAATGGATTTTATGAAGCTGGTGCACATTCCTTTTTCATGGGAGAAGAAGAACAAACGGATTTTATAATGCGTAAAGACCTCTAA
- a CDS encoding molybdopterin-dependent oxidoreductase: MADYKEYLSGINRELYHEGEWQWQEGEYTVTRSHQYTAPGCHNSCGVLLYTKDGKLEKVEGDPLNPFNNGKLCMRCLNLVEAVDHPDRLKYPMKRVGERGENKWQRISWDEAYAMICEKVNYYKKNFGPESIVGVHGTGRNINWQLPMLFNAGIQTPNISTLFFSGFACYLPRIVGSTAVNGDFMIVDASVQHPDRYANAEWQAPECVIVWGNDPLKSNADGFLGHWLVQCMQMGTKIISVDPRLTWWSARAEVWLPIRPGTDAALAIGMLNIIIEEDLYDHDFVENWTYGFEELAARVKEYPVAKVAEITGLPAEKIQKAARLFAQAKPAAIQWGLAFEQQISCMSLVLAVADLIGITGNIDVPGGMLLVRHAFNAHRHYNCGSEFTPPEVAAKKLNGAAKGVAENSIVPHADSDVILRAMETGKPYPLKMLWVQSSNSLACPAMDAPRALEAMKKMEFILVADPFLTPTAVAVADIVLPVGMGPERNSVRNWWTPMRAQSKVCQYYEAKGDEEIVVEFGKRLNPEAFPFENDVDLLNWYLTMDGDYPGNWSDLREKTWEYWDWDAAYRKYEKGMLREDGEMGFNTPTGKLELAPLMYMQWELDPLPFHIEPPEGPVTTPELYAEYPLILTTGARSYEFFHSEHRQLPTMREFHPDPLVTMHPEVAAANGIKEGEWVWIESPRGRFKQKAYLTPGINPQVINAEHGWWFPEQGPENWFGVFDSNPNNLTRAEVTGQGGIGSPIKSMLCKIYKVEEGVNDLISPTEQVVKLGGFKHG; the protein is encoded by the coding sequence ATGGCTGATTACAAAGAGTACTTATCCGGTATAAACCGTGAACTTTACCATGAGGGTGAGTGGCAATGGCAAGAGGGAGAATACACCGTAACCCGCTCCCACCAGTACACAGCGCCGGGCTGCCACAATTCCTGCGGAGTATTGTTATATACCAAAGACGGTAAACTGGAAAAAGTGGAGGGAGACCCTCTCAATCCTTTTAACAATGGCAAGTTATGCATGAGATGTTTGAACTTAGTGGAAGCGGTGGACCATCCCGACCGCTTAAAATACCCCATGAAACGGGTCGGCGAACGGGGTGAAAACAAATGGCAGCGCATTTCCTGGGATGAGGCCTATGCAATGATTTGTGAAAAGGTAAATTATTATAAAAAGAATTTTGGACCGGAATCCATCGTAGGGGTTCACGGTACCGGCCGGAATATTAACTGGCAGCTGCCCATGCTGTTTAATGCGGGAATCCAGACCCCTAATATTTCCACTTTGTTCTTTTCCGGATTCGCCTGCTATCTGCCCCGTATCGTGGGCAGTACCGCCGTCAATGGGGATTTCATGATCGTGGATGCTTCGGTGCAGCATCCTGACCGTTATGCCAATGCTGAGTGGCAGGCCCCCGAATGTGTGATCGTGTGGGGCAACGACCCCTTAAAGAGCAATGCCGACGGATTTCTGGGCCATTGGCTGGTTCAGTGCATGCAGATGGGCACCAAAATAATCTCCGTGGACCCCCGCCTGACCTGGTGGTCGGCCAGAGCGGAAGTCTGGCTGCCCATCCGTCCGGGAACCGATGCGGCCCTGGCCATTGGCATGCTCAATATCATTATTGAAGAGGATCTTTATGATCACGACTTTGTGGAAAACTGGACCTATGGTTTTGAAGAGCTGGCCGCAAGGGTAAAAGAATATCCCGTGGCTAAAGTTGCGGAAATCACCGGGTTACCGGCGGAAAAGATCCAAAAGGCCGCCCGCCTCTTCGCCCAGGCCAAACCGGCGGCGATTCAATGGGGTCTGGCTTTTGAACAGCAGATATCCTGTATGTCCTTGGTTTTAGCGGTGGCCGATCTCATCGGCATCACCGGGAATATCGATGTTCCCGGCGGAATGCTGCTGGTCAGACATGCCTTTAACGCCCACCGTCATTATAATTGCGGCAGCGAGTTCACCCCTCCGGAAGTAGCCGCCAAGAAACTGAATGGGGCAGCCAAGGGGGTTGCCGAGAACAGTATTGTTCCCCATGCTGATTCGGATGTCATCCTGCGGGCTATGGAAACGGGCAAACCTTATCCCCTAAAGATGCTTTGGGTGCAAAGCAGCAATTCACTGGCCTGTCCCGCCATGGATGCTCCCCGGGCTCTGGAGGCCATGAAGAAAATGGAGTTTATTCTCGTAGCCGATCCCTTCCTGACCCCGACGGCCGTAGCCGTGGCCGATATCGTTCTGCCGGTGGGAATGGGACCTGAGCGCAACAGTGTCCGCAACTGGTGGACACCCATGCGGGCCCAGAGCAAAGTCTGCCAATACTATGAAGCCAAAGGGGACGAGGAAATCGTGGTGGAATTCGGCAAAAGGCTGAACCCGGAAGCCTTCCCCTTTGAGAATGATGTGGATCTCCTCAACTGGTATCTGACCATGGACGGGGATTATCCGGGGAATTGGAGCGACCTGCGTGAGAAGACCTGGGAGTATTGGGATTGGGATGCGGCCTACCGCAAGTATGAAAAAGGCATGCTCCGTGAAGACGGTGAGATGGGCTTCAATACCCCCACCGGCAAGTTGGAGCTGGCCCCTCTGATGTATATGCAGTGGGAGCTGGACCCCCTTCCTTTCCACATCGAGCCCCCGGAAGGACCGGTGACCACCCCTGAGCTCTACGCAGAGTATCCCTTGATTCTGACCACAGGGGCCCGCTCCTATGAGTTCTTCCATTCTGAACACCGCCAGCTGCCCACCATGCGGGAATTCCATCCCGATCCCCTGGTGACCATGCACCCCGAGGTGGCTGCAGCCAATGGCATCAAAGAAGGGGAGTGGGTCTGGATCGAAAGCCCCCGGGGCCGCTTTAAACAAAAAGCCTATCTGACACCGGGCATCAATCCCCAGGTTATTAACGCGGAGCACGGCTGGTGGTTCCCGGAACAAGGTCCGGAAAATTGGTTCGGCGTATTCGACAGCAATCCCAACAACCTGACCCGGGCCGAGGTAACCGGGCAAGGTGGGATTGGTTCACCGATCAAGAGCATGCTGTGCAAAATCTATAAAGTCGAAGAAGGAGTCAATGATTTGATTTCGCCGACAGAACAAGTGGTCAAGCTGGGAGGGTTCAAACATGGCTGA
- a CDS encoding 4Fe-4S dicluster domain-containing protein, with the protein MADKDEKVYGILIDYEFCTGCHSCEVACKKELNLPANQFGIKLTEVGPWPIGEDRWEWVYMPVITKQCNLCEERVAAGKMPSCVQHCQAWCMYHGPVEELVKKMQGKSRMSLIAPRQ; encoded by the coding sequence ATGGCTGATAAGGATGAGAAAGTCTATGGTATTTTAATTGATTATGAGTTTTGCACGGGCTGCCATAGCTGTGAAGTGGCCTGTAAGAAAGAATTGAATTTGCCCGCCAATCAATTTGGCATCAAACTGACGGAAGTTGGTCCCTGGCCCATCGGGGAGGATCGCTGGGAATGGGTCTACATGCCGGTGATTACTAAGCAATGCAATCTATGTGAGGAGCGTGTGGCCGCAGGGAAAATGCCCAGCTGTGTCCAGCATTGTCAGGCCTGGTGCATGTATCACGGACCGGTGGAAGAGCTGGTTAAAAAGATGCAGGGGAAATCAAGAATGTCCCTGATTGCCCCCCGGCAATAA
- a CDS encoding methyltetrahydrofolate cobalamin methyltransferase yields MIIIGEKINGTIPRVKEAIATKDERFISELALKQGEAGAHYIDVCAGTPPEQEVETLEWLIHSVQKATDTPICLDSPNPKAIEAVFNDVKRPGLINSVSLEGDKCEVVFPLIQGTSWQAVALTCDNGGIPKDAQSRVRIAQKLVEKAQAYGITPDRIHMDPLVIALSADNQSLLNFAEGTRKIKALYPDIKVTSGLSNISFGMPLRKIINQNFLALAMFAGINSAILDPLNRELMATLLAVEALLGQDRHCRNFANAYRKQRIGPVKAAAG; encoded by the coding sequence TTGATTATTATCGGTGAAAAAATCAACGGAACCATTCCCCGCGTCAAGGAGGCTATTGCAACCAAAGATGAACGCTTTATCTCTGAGCTGGCCCTGAAGCAGGGGGAGGCGGGTGCGCATTATATCGATGTCTGTGCCGGCACCCCTCCCGAACAGGAAGTGGAAACCCTGGAATGGCTCATCCACAGTGTTCAGAAGGCTACGGATACCCCGATTTGCCTGGACAGTCCCAATCCAAAGGCCATTGAAGCGGTGTTTAACGATGTGAAACGTCCGGGGCTGATCAACTCCGTGTCTTTGGAAGGGGATAAATGCGAGGTTGTTTTTCCCTTGATCCAGGGGACCTCATGGCAAGCGGTGGCCTTAACATGTGATAATGGGGGCATTCCTAAAGATGCTCAGAGCCGGGTAAGGATTGCTCAAAAGCTGGTGGAAAAAGCACAGGCTTATGGTATAACCCCGGACAGAATCCATATGGACCCCCTGGTGATCGCCTTGTCGGCGGACAATCAGTCCCTTTTAAATTTTGCGGAAGGGACCCGGAAGATCAAGGCACTTTATCCTGATATCAAGGTGACTTCAGGTCTGAGCAATATTTCTTTTGGGATGCCTCTCCGAAAGATCATTAATCAGAACTTCCTGGCTTTAGCCATGTTTGCAGGAATAAACTCAGCCATCCTGGACCCCTTAAACAGAGAGCTGATGGCCACGCTCCTGGCTGTTGAAGCCCTGCTGGGGCAAGACCGGCACTGCCGCAATTTTGCCAATGCTTATCGGAAGCAAAGAATCGGGCCGGTAAAAGCAGCTGCCGGTTGA
- a CDS encoding cobalamin B12-binding domain-containing protein yields the protein MIDLRKLAQWISDLDEDAVMDALHDFVAANPSQEEAQEVVNACQRGMAMVGELFEKNEYYVGDLIFSGEILANALEVLKPVLGAKDAAKAGSIVLGTVEGDLHDIGKNIFKGMAEAAGFEVYDLGIDQSAGAFVAKIKEVKPAIVGMSGVLTLALDSMKSIVVALEEAGLRKDLKVIIGGNPVTEDACRNIGADAFTINAAEGVKICKSWVAQ from the coding sequence ATGATTGATTTAAGAAAGTTAGCCCAGTGGATCAGTGATTTGGATGAAGATGCGGTCATGGATGCGCTGCATGACTTTGTTGCCGCCAATCCCAGCCAAGAAGAGGCTCAGGAGGTGGTAAACGCATGTCAGCGGGGGATGGCCATGGTGGGTGAGCTGTTTGAGAAGAATGAGTATTATGTAGGGGATCTGATCTTTTCCGGCGAGATTTTAGCCAATGCCCTGGAGGTGCTGAAACCCGTTTTAGGCGCCAAGGATGCGGCTAAAGCCGGTTCAATCGTCCTCGGTACTGTTGAAGGGGATTTGCACGATATTGGCAAGAACATCTTTAAAGGGATGGCGGAAGCGGCGGGCTTTGAAGTTTATGACCTGGGTATCGATCAGTCCGCCGGTGCCTTTGTGGCTAAAATCAAGGAAGTGAAGCCGGCCATTGTCGGTATGAGCGGTGTTTTGACTCTGGCCTTAGACTCCATGAAGAGCATCGTCGTTGCCCTTGAGGAAGCCGGCTTGCGCAAGGATCTGAAAGTGATTATCGGGGGCAATCCGGTGACGGAAGATGCCTGCAGGAACATTGGCGCCGATGCCTTTACGATCAATGCGGCTGAAGGAGTAAAGATCTGCAAGAGCTGGGTAGCTCAGTAG
- a CDS encoding uroporphyrinogen decarboxylase family protein → MERAQELYQERLTRLNTAFANGKPDCVPILSMAAEYVYRIQDIRPIDAYQDIGVMEKAYRNFFSEVYFDGFLIPVIGRNKLDTLRLLGGGTSQYLPDGSFQTKPGSINVMEPSEYDDLIADPARFFIEKVMPRRFKLLAEDYSAEKYETFVEALRSLLAGRSATQPVTDMLKHELGLVELQQGGMYNPVDIILDFLRDFQGISGDIKRRPEAVRDAGLAIMDWLLAMATMNPPDENKRITIPMHLPTFLRPKEFETVYWPSYKKFAYALAERGYQIYYLFEGNYEHLHDYLQELPKNRVSGLFEHDDLKLVKKNLGHMMCIVGGMPTRMLYYQTPEECIAHVRNVLDTVAVDGGFILGPDVPMLSKTDGKLANFKAVNDFVHHYGLYS, encoded by the coding sequence TTGGAACGTGCCCAAGAGCTTTATCAAGAGCGCCTGACCAGACTTAATACAGCCTTTGCCAATGGCAAACCCGACTGCGTGCCGATTTTGAGCATGGCAGCCGAATATGTCTATCGGATTCAGGATATCAGGCCCATTGATGCCTACCAGGATATAGGGGTTATGGAAAAGGCCTACCGCAATTTCTTCTCTGAAGTCTACTTCGACGGGTTTCTGATTCCGGTGATCGGCAGGAACAAACTGGATACTCTGCGGCTGTTAGGGGGAGGGACGTCTCAATACTTGCCCGACGGCTCCTTTCAGACTAAACCCGGCTCCATCAATGTTATGGAACCCAGTGAGTATGACGACTTGATCGCTGATCCGGCCCGGTTTTTTATCGAAAAGGTTATGCCCAGACGGTTTAAGCTGCTGGCTGAAGACTACAGTGCCGAAAAATATGAAACCTTTGTTGAGGCCCTCAGAAGTCTTTTAGCAGGCCGCAGCGCCACCCAGCCGGTTACCGATATGTTGAAACATGAGCTGGGTCTTGTGGAACTCCAGCAGGGGGGCATGTATAATCCGGTGGATATTATTCTGGACTTCCTCAGGGATTTCCAGGGGATTTCCGGCGATATTAAACGCCGTCCGGAAGCCGTGAGGGATGCCGGACTGGCTATTATGGACTGGCTGCTGGCCATGGCAACCATGAACCCGCCGGATGAGAATAAACGGATTACCATTCCCATGCATCTGCCTACCTTCTTGAGGCCAAAGGAGTTCGAAACGGTTTACTGGCCCTCTTATAAGAAATTTGCTTACGCTTTGGCGGAGCGGGGCTATCAAATTTATTATCTATTTGAAGGAAACTATGAGCACCTTCATGACTATCTCCAGGAGCTGCCGAAGAACAGGGTATCCGGGCTGTTCGAACATGACGATCTCAAGCTGGTCAAGAAGAACCTGGGACATATGATGTGTATCGTGGGCGGAATGCCGACGCGGATGCTTTATTATCAAACGCCGGAAGAGTGCATTGCCCATGTAAGAAATGTCCTGGATACGGTAGCCGTCGACGGGGGCTTCATCCTGGGCCCGGATGTCCCCATGCTGTCCAAAACAGACGGAAAATTGGCAAATTTTAAAGCAGTCAATGACTTTGTTCATCATTATGGACTGTATAGCTGA
- a CDS encoding MFS transporter: MSEPKPGQKPHYGGAVKAAVLSIMLLQYLQALTSPAAGAILKHFEQFGYTSLDIKQIQTIPTLVMIFACMAIIPMANKLRKKTILKIAMALIFFGGIAPGIGPDSMMFIYACRVVFGCGYGMIYALASSFIVDLFDGPEQKQMMGWKTAAGSIGGIIFQTVGGFLAAMYWKYAFLGFLVALPFILLILWKCPDPSGLEEFNPAKEAGRPKAKVEKGHWFVIVLAALNVMIFSSFMINMPIVIMTEGLGTPNTIALVMNLFTVGIFLGSFTYGWTTKLLKRFDIPFTILVYGIVLVILPRFVTLPVYMICALIFGWAFGAYNPSLVLAVSRQGSALAATAAIAFFVAGQGLGQFIQPYFMLLTGVFGLNEPWGELAPWVMAGPMLIAISICSFIWVVKITNRKFPYEGNVKAVGKADQTMESPLDS; the protein is encoded by the coding sequence ATGTCTGAACCCAAACCAGGCCAAAAGCCCCACTATGGCGGTGCAGTTAAAGCCGCCGTGTTATCCATCATGCTGCTGCAGTACTTACAGGCTTTGACCTCACCGGCTGCCGGTGCTATTTTGAAGCATTTCGAGCAATTTGGGTACACTTCACTGGACATTAAACAAATTCAGACCATCCCGACTTTGGTCATGATCTTTGCCTGTATGGCAATTATCCCTATGGCCAATAAGCTGCGCAAGAAAACAATTCTTAAAATTGCCATGGCCTTGATTTTTTTTGGTGGAATCGCACCAGGGATCGGACCGGACAGCATGATGTTCATCTATGCTTGCCGGGTGGTTTTTGGCTGTGGTTATGGTATGATTTATGCTTTAGCCTCTTCATTTATTGTTGATCTTTTTGACGGCCCTGAACAAAAACAAATGATGGGCTGGAAGACGGCTGCCGGTTCGATTGGCGGTATTATCTTTCAGACCGTGGGCGGCTTTTTGGCGGCGATGTACTGGAAATATGCTTTCCTGGGCTTTCTCGTGGCGCTGCCCTTTATCTTATTGATTTTATGGAAATGCCCGGACCCCTCCGGGCTGGAGGAATTTAACCCGGCAAAAGAAGCCGGCCGGCCCAAAGCAAAGGTGGAAAAGGGCCATTGGTTCGTCATTGTTCTGGCCGCTCTGAATGTGATGATCTTCTCTTCGTTTATGATCAATATGCCCATCGTGATTATGACCGAAGGACTGGGGACTCCGAATACCATTGCTTTAGTTATGAATCTTTTTACTGTGGGAATTTTCCTGGGCAGCTTCACCTACGGCTGGACCACTAAACTATTGAAGCGATTTGACATACCCTTCACCATCCTGGTTTATGGTATCGTCCTGGTGATCCTGCCCCGTTTCGTCACCTTGCCGGTCTATATGATCTGTGCTTTGATCTTTGGCTGGGCTTTTGGCGCCTACAACCCCAGTCTGGTTCTGGCCGTATCCCGTCAGGGGAGCGCTCTGGCAGCTACCGCAGCCATTGCTTTCTTCGTTGCCGGGCAAGGGCTGGGACAGTTTATCCAACCTTACTTTATGCTGCTTACGGGAGTTTTTGGGCTTAACGAACCTTGGGGTGAACTGGCTCCCTGGGTTATGGCAGGTCCCATGCTCATTGCTATTTCCATCTGTAGTTTTATTTGGGTTGTCAAAATTACCAACAGGAAATTCCCCTATGAAGGGAATGTCAAAGCTGTGGGTAAGGCAGATCAGACCATGGAGAGTCCGCTGGACAGTTAA